Below is a genomic region from Bacteroidota bacterium.
ATCTTTTTTACTTCCGCAGGGTCTTCAGTTTGCCCGAGCACCCATCCTAATTTTATGTAAGCGGTTTCAGGTAACATGTTTCCCAGCGGCACCACTCCTTTTGCCATCATATCGCGCCCGGTATCGTAAACAAACATGTGCACATATCCCCAGATAGTCTGCACCACCATAAAAACAGAAACGCCTTCTTCTTTTGCTTTTACAATTGCCGGATAAAGTTCTTTGTTCACATGCCCTAATCCAGTGCCCACGATAACAATTCCTTTATATCCCGCATCAATCATGGCAAACATCACATCGGGTTTCATGCCGGGATAATAATACAACATCGTTGCTTTTTCGCTGAAGAAAGGATAGAGTTCAACATTTTTATCTTTTCTGCGATGATGATATTCATTCTTTATTGGGATAATATTTTTTCGCGTAACTCTTGCCACAGGCGTATCGCCAATGGTTCTGAACGTGGAACGATAGGAAGAATGCATTTTACGTACACGTGTTCCTCTGTGAAGCAATCCGTATTCATCCGAAGTGGGACCAAACATGCACACCAGAACTTCCGCGATATCAGACGTGCCCGCGGTGAACATGGCGTGCATGAGATTCAGCGCAGCGTCAGAACTCGGACGGTCGGATGAACGTTGAGAGCCAACTAAAATAATAGGCACGGGAGAATTTTGCACCATGTACGTAAGCACTGCAGCAGTGTGTTGTAAGGTATCGGTGCCGTGACCGATCACTATTCCGTCAATTCCGTTTCTGATTTCTTTTACGATGGCGTGAGCAAGCGCTACATATTGTTTCGGTCCCATGTTTTCGCTGAACACGGCAAAAATCTTTTCTGTATCAAGATTGCAGATGTCGGCAAGTTCAGGAACTGCACCGTACAATTCTCCGGGAGAAAATGCGGGAATGACCGCGCCCGTTCTGTAATCAAGCCGCGAAGCAATAGTTCCTCCCGTTCCGAAAAGTTTTACGTGAGGCAATCCTTTGGTAACCGGAAATTGTTTTTCCGGAATCTGGTAGTTTGCTTTTTTATATCCTGTTTCGCGAATGTCCGTAATCGTGTTTATATCTACACCGATGTTGTATCCCGTAATAATTTTCAGAACGATATGTTCATCATCTGTATTCTCCGCTCGCGGAAGAATGGTTCCCTGAAAAAGTCCGCGTGTGGAATCAACATCCACTGCCGCCCAAACCCGTGCATTGTATTTCTTCAACACTTCTAATGCCTGTCCTTTATATCCCTGAAAAATAGTTGAACTCATAAGTCGGTTATCGGTTATCGGTAAGTGGTAATCGGTTACAAAAAGTATCTGCTTTATTAA
It encodes:
- the gatD gene encoding Glu-tRNA(Gln) amidotransferase subunit GatD, which produces MSSTIFQGYKGQALEVLKKYNARVWAAVDVDSTRGLFQGTILPRAENTDDEHIVLKIITGYNIGVDINTITDIRETGYKKANYQIPEKQFPVTKGLPHVKLFGTGGTIASRLDYRTGAVIPAFSPGELYGAVPELADICNLDTEKIFAVFSENMGPKQYVALAHAIVKEIRNGIDGIVIGHGTDTLQHTAAVLTYMVQNSPVPIILVGSQRSSDRPSSDAALNLMHAMFTAGTSDIAEVLVCMFGPTSDEYGLLHRGTRVRKMHSSYRSTFRTIGDTPVARVTRKNIIPIKNEYHHRRKDKNVELYPFFSEKATMLYYYPGMKPDVMFAMIDAGYKGIVIVGTGLGHVNKELYPAIVKAKEEGVSVFMVVQTIWGYVHMFVYDTGRDMMAKGVVPLGNMLPETAYIKLGWVLGQTEDPAEVKKMMLNPICSDITEREPYNGYLVLQGGVPEVEEFIRKVHK